A genomic stretch from Astatotilapia calliptera chromosome 4, fAstCal1.2, whole genome shotgun sequence includes:
- the LOC113020761 gene encoding nuclear GTPase SLIP-GC-like, whose translation MSNPQNLQSAQILVQMMAELATLQQQQAVVYRRHLEDLQAQTEQQTRVLQNFLAQFGAAANLPHLDRLKLSSQDQRCRFCGCRMGARSPAGEGEQNSNQETVIPFQCKQEHEQAAGLVKVLPSTSDTGKRKSDLQSDPSRLQSPAKRQRLSMPGFEEAIIFSDVKSIMKVVHSRLNDQDKLSAFLKKKISDLETDKRELVGVFGKTGAGKSSLINAIIKEKNLLPSGSVNACTSVMIKVEANTRSSKYEAEIEFITKEEWRDELWSFRQFLDNNKNQEKEDDDYHDAVEKLSALYGQEWRRSFENPMDSKYFKEIPEFLQSRRKMLTYESANELSAQFVKYTRSESKQGEGDEGKKWFWPLVKCVTVRVPNNPFLQHVTLVDLPGNGDCNKSRDQMWKGIVGDCSTVWIVTEINRAASEKEAWEILESVSSLIGNGGKCQQIHFICNKSDLLDDSDDLSSADIHDRIVKRNLQAKDGVRKKFNKRSKIKKHFHDDSFRVFTVSSKEFLKGKHLSPEETEITKLQGLLQELNDCHSETINYVNGAYGILSLIQGANSRGVGDKKGRICAKLEIIMILQLDNVRKEMEKTFLAFEKCLADGVEKSKRSYGEKLKNFLYQGRNSGFCGVLKQVVENGGVYKPKKGKLINLNMKLASCLTDSIDEEFRKTFLNDSECGAFNGVIKTFSLNTDSLIEKYKNTELQLRFLKTEEEKMKAKLNRIIRKQKKKVYSSLTETIENIMEEGYCKAAEFKGEGMLYCMRETIKNHVHSKKDMFEQAKNTMLEKLHDLMENILDILEKTTKESIKCSFKTDGSLLPDVSTELDMVKKHYDQLAGTPDDEVSLTGFADWVETAEAWSQTGFPRGSAD comes from the exons ATGTCAAACCCACAGAACCTCCAGTCAGCTCAGATACTGGTTCAAATGATGGCCGAATTGGCGaccttgcagcagcagcaggcggtAGTGTACCGGCGTCATCTGGAAGACCTGCAGGCCCAGACTGAGCAGCAGACACGGGTGCTACAAAACTTTTTGGCTCAGTTTGGGGCTGCTGCGAATCTGCCCCATCTAGACCGGCTGAAACTCTCCTCACAAGACCAACGTTGCCGGTTCTGTGGTTGCCGCATGGGAGCAAGATCGCCGGCAGGGGAG GGAGAACAAAACTCAAACCAGGAAACAGTCATTCCTTTTCAA TGTAAACAGGAACATGAACAAGCAGCTGGTTTGGTTAAG GTCTTGCCATCCACAAGTGATACAG GAAAGAGAAAATCAGACCTTCAAAGTGACCCCAGCAGGTTGCAGTCACCAGCTAAGCGACAGCGTCTGTCTATGCCAGGATTTGAAG AAGCAATCATATTTTCTGATGTGAAAAGCATCATGAAAGTTGTACATTCCAGACTAAATGACCAAGACAAACTCAGTGCTTTCTTAAA GAAAAAGATCAGTGATTTGGAGACAGACAAGAGGGAGCTGGTTGGTGTCTTTGGTAAAACTGGGGCTGGAAAGAGCTCTTTGATAAATGCCATCATCAAAGAGAAGAATCTTTTACCCTCAGGAAGTGTCAATGCCTGCACCTCAGTCATGATCAAAGTGGAAGCTAACACACGTAGCTCAAAGTATGAAGCAGAAATTGAGTTCATCACAAAAGAG GAGTGGCGTGATGAGTTGTGGTCATTTCGTCAGTTTCTtgacaataataaaaatcaggAAAAGGAAGATGATGATTATCATGATGCTGTTGAAAAGCTGTCAGCACTTTATGGACAAGAATGGAGAAGATCCTTTGAAAATCCCATGGACAGCAAATATTTCAAAGAAATTCCAGAATTTCTCCAATCCAGGCGGAAGATGTTGACATATGAATCA GCTAATGAACTTTCTGCACAATTTGTCAAGTACACAAGAAGTGAGTCAAAACAAGGAGaaggtgatgaaggaaaaaagtGGTTTTGGCCACTAGTGAAGTGTGTGACTGTCAGGGTGCCAAACAATCCTTTTCTCCAGCATGTCACACTTGTGGACCTTCCTGGAAATGGTGACTGTAACAAGAGCAGAGATCAGATGTGGAAAGGG ATTGTTGGAGATTGTTCTACTGTGTGGATTGTGACTGAAATTAACCGAGCAGCATCAGAGAAAGAGGCCTGGGAGATCCTGGAAAGTGTCAGTAGTCTGATTGGAAATGGTGGCAAATGTCAGcaaattcattttatctgcaaCAAGTCTGATCTTCTTGATGATTCTGATGATCT TTCATCAGCTGATATCCATGATCGAATAGTTAAAAGAAACCTGCAAGCCAAGGATGGAGTAAGGAAAAAATTCAACAAACGAAGCAAGATTAAG AAACATTTCCATGATGACAGTTTCAGAGTGTTCACAGTGAGCTCCAAAGAGTTCCTAAAAGGGAAGCATCTAAGTCCAGAAGAAACTG AAATAACCAAACTTCAGGGATTGTTGCAAGAGCTCAATGACTGTCACTCTGAGACAATAAACTATGTTAATGGAGCTTATGGGATTCTGTCTTTGATTCAAGGAGCCAACTCCAGAGGAGTG GGTGATAAAAAAGGCAGGATTTGTGCAAAACTTGAGATAATCATGATCCTCCAACTTGATAATGTcagaaaagaaatggaaaagacCTTTCTGGCTTTCGAAAAATGTCTTGCTGATGGCGTTGAGAAATCCAAACGTTCATATGGAGAAAAACTCAAGAATTTCTTGTATCAA GGAAGGAACAGTGGTTTTTGTGGGGTACTGAAGCAGGTTGTTGAGAATGGTGGTGTctacaaaccaaaaaaagggaAGCTAATTAACCTTAACATGAAGTTGGCTTCATGTCTGACTGACAGCATTGATGAAGAATTCAGAAAGACCTtcct aaATGACTCAGAATGTGGAGCATTCAATGGAGTCATCAAGACATTTTCACTTAACACTGATTCTCTGATTGAAAAGTACAAAAATACTGAACTGCAGCTCAGATTTCTCAAGACAGAG gaagaaaaaatgaaggcaaaactgaacagaatcatccggaaacagaagaaaaaagtctACAGCAGTCTGACAGAGACAATTGAGAACATTATGGAAGAAGGCTACTGCA AGGCTGCAGAATTTAAAGGAGAAGGCATGCTGTACTGCATGAGGGAGACTATTAAGAACCATGTGCACTCAAAGAAGGACATGTTTGAGCAGGCAAAAAATACCATGTTGGAGAAGTTGCACGATTTGATG gaaaACATCCTGGACATTCTGGAGAAAACTACGAAGGAATCCATTAAATGTTCATTCAAAACTGATGGGAGCTTACTTCCAG atgtttCAACAGAGCTTGATATGGTGAAGAAACATTATGATCAACTTGCAGGCACTCCAGATGATGAAGTGTCCCTTACTGG ATTTGCTGACTGGGTAGAAACAGCAGAAGCCTGGTCACAAACAGGTTTTCCCAGAGGAAGTGcggattaa